The following DNA comes from Pseudomonas sp. Tri1.
CTGGGCAAGCACTTCCTGCCCAACTTCCCGATTCCCGATGGCATGACCATCGACGAGTATTTCCGCAAGGTGTCCTTCGACGGCCTCGACGAGCGCCTTAGCGTCCTGCTACCCAAGGACACCACCGAAGATTACGAAGCCAAGCGCCAGGTTTATATCGACCGGTTGAATTTCGAGCTGGATATCATCATCCAGATGGGGTTCCCCGGTTACTTCCTGATCGTGATGGACTTCATCCAGTGGGCCAAGAACAACGGCGTGCCGGTGGGCCCTGGCCGTGGGTCGGGCGCCGGGTCGCTGGTGGCCTACGTGCAGAAGATCACCGACCTCGACCCGCTGGAATATGACCTGCTGTTCGAACGTTTCCTCAACCCGGAACGGGTTTCCATGCCCGACTTCGACGTCGACTTCTGCATGGACGGCCGCGACCGGGTGATCGATTACGTGGCCGAGAAGTACGGTCGCAACGCGGTGAGCCAGATCATCACCTTCGGTTCCATGGCCGCCAAGGCTGTGGTGCGCGACGTGGCGCGGGTCCAGGGTAAGTCCTATGGCCTGGCGGATCGTCTGTCGAAGATGATTCCGTTCGAAGTCGGCATGACCCTGGAAAAAGCCTACGAACAGGAAGAAATCCTGCGGGACTTCATCAAGGTCGATGAAGAAGCCGCGGAAATCTGGGAAATGGCGCGCAAGCTCGAAGGCGTGGTGCGTAACGTCGGCAAGCACGCCGGGGGCGTGGTCATCGCGCCGACCAAGCTGACGGACTTCTCGCCGATCTATTGCGACGAAGAGGGCGACGGCCTGGTTACCCAGTTCGACAAGGATGACGTCGAGGCGGCGGGCCTGGTGAAGTTCGACTTCCTCGGTCTGCGGACCCTGACGATCATCGACTGGGCACTGAAAACCATCAACCGTGACCGGGCCAAGGTCGGCGAAGAGCCGCTGGACATCGCCTTCATCCCGCTGGATGACAAACCGACCTATAGCCTGTTGCAAAAAGCCGAAACCACGGCCGTATTCCAGCTTGAATCCCGGGGCATGAAAGAGCTGATCAAAAAGCTCAAGCCCGACTGCCTGGAAGACCTGATCGCACTCGTGGCCCTGTTCCGTCCGGGCCCGCTGCAGTCAGGCATGGTGGACGACTTCATCAACCGTAAGCACGGTCGCGCCGAGCTGGCGTACCCGCATCCGGACTACCAGTACGACGGCCTCAAGCCGGTGCTGGCCCCCACGTACGGCATCATCCTGTACCAAGAACAGGTGATGCAGATTGCCCAGGTGATGGCTGGCTATACCCTCGGCGGTGCGGACATGCTGCGTCGGGCCATGGGTAAGAAAAAGCCCGAGGAAATGGCCAAGCAGCGCGGTGGTTTCATCGAGGGTTGTGCGAACAACGGCATCGATGCGGACCTGGCCGGTAACATTTTCGACCTGGTGGAAAAGTTCGCCGGCTACGGCTTCAACAAGTCCCACTCCGCCGCCTATGGCCTGGTGTCGTACCAGACTGCGTGGCTGAAGGCCCATTACCCGGCGCCGTTCATGGCCGCGGTACTGTCGGCGGATATGCACAACACCGACAAGGTCGTGACCTTGATCGAAGAAGTGCGGACCATGAAGTTGCGCCTCGACGCACCGGACGTGAACGCTTCGGAGTTCAAGTTCACGGTCAACGACGAAGGCCGCATCATCTATGGGCTGGGTGCGATCAAAGGCGTCGGTGAAGGACCGGTGGAGGCTATCACCGAGGCGCGCCAGGACGGGCCGTTCAAGGACCTGTTCGATTTCTGTGCGCGGGTCGACCTCAAGCGTATCAACAAGCGCACCCTCGACGGCTTGATCCGCAGTGGCGCGCTGGACCGTCTGGGTCCGTACTTCCAGGACGAGCCCAAGGCCTACCAGGCCAACATCGACCGCAACCGCGCGGTGTTGCTGGCGGCCATGGAAGAAGCGATCAAGGCCGCCGAACAGACTGCCCGCACCCACGACAGTGGCCACGCCGACCTGTTTGGCGGGCTGTTCGTCGAGGAGGACGCCGATGTCTATGGCAATCATCGCAAGGCCAAGGAGCTGACCCTCAAGGAGCGCCTCAAAGGTGAGAAAGACACCTTGGGCCTCTACCTGACCGGGCACCCGATCGACGAATACGAAGGCGAGATCCGCCGCTTCGCTCGCCAGCGCATCATTGATCTCAAGCCGGCGCGTGACACACAAACCGTCGCCGGTATGATCATTGCCCTGCGGGTGATGAAGAATAAAAAGGGTGACAAGATGGGCTTCATCACCCTCGACGACCGCTCCGGGCGCATCGAGGCGTCATTGTTCGCCGATGCGTTCCACTCGGCGCAGTCGCTGTTGCAGACCGACGCGATGGTGGTGGTGGAAGGCGAGGTCAGCAACGATGACTTTTCCGGTGGCCTGCGGCTGCGGGTCAAGCGGGTGATGAGCATGGAGGATGCCCGTACCAACCTGGCCGAGAGCCTGCGCCTGAAGTTGCAGACCCAGGACCTCAAGGGCGATCAGCTACGTTGGCTGGGCGAGTTGTTCAAGCGCCATCGCGGTGCTTGCCCGATCACCATGGAGTACGTGCGCCCCGACGCCAAGGCTGTGCTGCAGTTCGGCGAAGGCTGGCGAATCGATCCGGCGGATGCGTTGATTCAAGCCTTGCGTGACCAGTTCGGCAAAGACAACGTCTTCCTCCAATACCGTTGACGGCCAGGGGCCACTCTTGAAACCGGAATGCCCCTGATCTCGACCCGAATTTTTAATCTCGACCTGAACGCGCCTCTCCCTTAAGGTAGGCGCGAATAGACAACCGGCCGGCCCAAGCTCTCTTGGACGTCGACCCAAGACGGACGCCTATGAACCCGAATTTTCTAGATTTCGAACAGCCGATCGCCGACCTGCAAGCCAAGATCGAAGAGTTGCGCTTGGTCGGTAATGACAATTCGCTGAATATCGGCGATGAAATCTCTCGTCTGCAAGACAAAAGCCGCACGCTGACCGAAGACATCTTCGGCAAGCTGACCAGCTGGCAGATCGCCCGCCTGGCGCGTCACCCGCGTCGTCCCTACACCCTGGACTACATCGAGCACATCTTTACCGAGTTCGATGAGTTGCATGGCGACCGTCACTTCTCCGACGACGCCGCCATCGTTGGCGGTGTTGCCCGTCTGGACGACCAGCCGGTGATGGTTATCGGTCATCAGAAAGGCCGCGAAGTGCGCGAGAAGGTACGCCGCAACTTCGGCATGCCGCGTCCGGAAGGCTACCGCAAGGCTTGCCGCCTGATGGAAATGGCCGAGCGCTTCAAAATGCCGATCCTGACCTTCATCGATACGCCGGGTGCTTATCCGGGCATCGATGCCGAAGAGCGTAACCAGAGCGAAGCGATTGCCTGGAACCTGCGCGTCATGGCACGCCTGAAAACCCCGATCATCGCCACCGTGATCGGCGAAGGCGGTTCTGGCGGTGCATTGGCCATCGGCGTCTGCGACCAACTGAACATGCTGCAATATTCCACTTATGCGGTGATCTCGCCGGAAGGCTGTGCGTCGATCCTGTGGAAAACCGCCGAGAAGGCGCCGGACGCCGCGGAAGCCATGGGCATCACCGCCGAGCGCCTCAAAGGCCTGGGCATTGTGGATAAAGTGATCAACGAGCCAGTCGGCGGCGCCCACCGCGACCCGGCTGCGGCTGCGGCGCTGATTCGTGCCGAGCTGACATCGCAGTTGTCGATGCTGAAGAAATTCGACAACGATGCGCTGCTGGCTCGCCGCTATGAGCGGTTGATGAGCTACGGCCTCTGATTCAAGCGCTGTACCCCTGTGTGGGAGCGAGCTTGCTCGCGATAACGGTTTAACATTCAACAGATAAGTTGACTGATACTCCGCCATCGCGAGCAAGCTCGCTCCCACATTGATTTGTGTGGAGGCCAGTTTCTATGAATCAGCCCAGGATTGAACTGCCAACCCGGCTCCTCACACTGCTATCCCCCTGGCGCAACGCCGCGACCTGGCGCATCGCCTTCTCCGGCGGCCTCGATTCCACCGTCCTGCTGCACCTGCTCGCGTCCCTCGCAAAGACCCAAACCCTGCCGCCCCTGAGTGCTATCCACGTCCATCATGGCCTCCAGGCTGTGGCCGATGCATGGCCGGACCATTGTCGCTCGGTCTGTAAGGCCCTTGGGGTGCCGCTTGAAGTAGTGAGCGTGCAAGTCCAACCCGGCGCCAGCGTCGAGCGCGCCGCCCGGGAGGCGCGTTATGGTGCCTTCGTGGCGGCACTGCACAACAATGAAGTGCTGCTCACAGGCCAGCACCGCGACGATCAGGCTGAAACCCTGTTGTTTCGTTTGTTGCGTGGGGCAGGGGTGAGGGGCTTGTCGGCGATGCCCAGGCAGCGTCCTTTGGGCCAGGGGCACTTGCTGCGACCCTTGCTCGATGTGTCCCGGGCGGAGCTGCAAGCCTATGCGAGGCAACAAGGCTTGAGCTGGATTGAGGACCCTTCCAACGACGATCACCAGTACGCGCGCAATTACCTGCGCCAGCGGGTGTTTCCGGTATTGACCGAGCAGTGGCCCCAGGCAGCGGTGACCCTGGCGCGCAGCGCCGCGCACATGGGCGACGCCCAGGGCTTGCTGGACGACCTGGCGCGGATCGATCTGGCTGGCGCCACGCCCCGGGCGCGTTCGACTGGCTGGGCTTGCCATCTCTCGCGCTGGCACCTTTGCGGGCATTGTCGCCGGCCCGCCAGCGCAATGCATTGAGCCATTGGCTGGCCGTGTTGACGGAGCAGCCCGACAGCGATCACTGGGTTGGCTGGGATTCGTTGCGCGATGCGGGAAATGATGCCCGGCCGATCTGGCGGCTGGCCGGCGGTGAGTTGCACCGGGCCGGTGGGCGGGTCTGGTGGTTATCCGACCACTGGTTGCGTTCGGTTGCAGGTACCGTCCAATGGACCGATCCCGCGCTACCGTTGTGCTTGCCGGGCAATGGCCAGGTCATGTTCAGCGGCAAGGCGCCGGCGGGGCCACTTTGCGTGCGCTATCGTCAAGGCGGTGAAGTGATGGAATTGTCGGGGCGCGGTCATCGGGATCTCAAGCGTTTGCTCAACGAAAGCGCTGTGCCGGCATTCGTTCGCGGTCGATTGCCGCTGCTGTATCGGGGCGAGCAATTGTTGGCCGTGGCCAATCTGGCGGGGCTCGATGGAGCCGGTGATGGCAGTTGGCAATTGAACTGGCAGCCAGGAAGCCAAGATCTGGGTTTGAGCTGAAAGGGGCTTTCCGGTAGACTACGCTCCCTTCTTGATACAACTTCTGTGGATTCGCCTGAATTGCAGGAGTTGCCGATTACCAAGCAGTCTTTGCTGGGCGATTCCAAAAAAT
Coding sequences within:
- the dnaE gene encoding DNA polymerase III subunit alpha, with protein sequence MPASFVHLRLHTEYSLVDGLVRIKPLVKTLVGMNMPAVAVTDQNNMCSLVKFYKAAMGAGIKPICGADLWLSNKDPDAPLSRISLLVMNALGYRNLTELISRGFIDGQRNGSIIIEREWVAEASEGLIMLSAAKEGEIGLALLSGNPEEAETLARDWMAVFPDRFYIEVQRTNRPNDEEHLHAAVALADKIGAPLVATNDVRFIKQEDFEAHETRVCIGEGRALDDPRRPKNYSDQQYLKSAEEMAELFSDLPEALENTVEIAKRCNIEVKLGKHFLPNFPIPDGMTIDEYFRKVSFDGLDERLSVLLPKDTTEDYEAKRQVYIDRLNFELDIIIQMGFPGYFLIVMDFIQWAKNNGVPVGPGRGSGAGSLVAYVQKITDLDPLEYDLLFERFLNPERVSMPDFDVDFCMDGRDRVIDYVAEKYGRNAVSQIITFGSMAAKAVVRDVARVQGKSYGLADRLSKMIPFEVGMTLEKAYEQEEILRDFIKVDEEAAEIWEMARKLEGVVRNVGKHAGGVVIAPTKLTDFSPIYCDEEGDGLVTQFDKDDVEAAGLVKFDFLGLRTLTIIDWALKTINRDRAKVGEEPLDIAFIPLDDKPTYSLLQKAETTAVFQLESRGMKELIKKLKPDCLEDLIALVALFRPGPLQSGMVDDFINRKHGRAELAYPHPDYQYDGLKPVLAPTYGIILYQEQVMQIAQVMAGYTLGGADMLRRAMGKKKPEEMAKQRGGFIEGCANNGIDADLAGNIFDLVEKFAGYGFNKSHSAAYGLVSYQTAWLKAHYPAPFMAAVLSADMHNTDKVVTLIEEVRTMKLRLDAPDVNASEFKFTVNDEGRIIYGLGAIKGVGEGPVEAITEARQDGPFKDLFDFCARVDLKRINKRTLDGLIRSGALDRLGPYFQDEPKAYQANIDRNRAVLLAAMEEAIKAAEQTARTHDSGHADLFGGLFVEEDADVYGNHRKAKELTLKERLKGEKDTLGLYLTGHPIDEYEGEIRRFARQRIIDLKPARDTQTVAGMIIALRVMKNKKGDKMGFITLDDRSGRIEASLFADAFHSAQSLLQTDAMVVVEGEVSNDDFSGGLRLRVKRVMSMEDARTNLAESLRLKLQTQDLKGDQLRWLGELFKRHRGACPITMEYVRPDAKAVLQFGEGWRIDPADALIQALRDQFGKDNVFLQYR
- a CDS encoding acetyl-CoA carboxylase carboxyltransferase subunit alpha, whose amino-acid sequence is MNPNFLDFEQPIADLQAKIEELRLVGNDNSLNIGDEISRLQDKSRTLTEDIFGKLTSWQIARLARHPRRPYTLDYIEHIFTEFDELHGDRHFSDDAAIVGGVARLDDQPVMVIGHQKGREVREKVRRNFGMPRPEGYRKACRLMEMAERFKMPILTFIDTPGAYPGIDAEERNQSEAIAWNLRVMARLKTPIIATVIGEGGSGGALAIGVCDQLNMLQYSTYAVISPEGCASILWKTAEKAPDAAEAMGITAERLKGLGIVDKVINEPVGGAHRDPAAAAALIRAELTSQLSMLKKFDNDALLARRYERLMSYGL